From a single Theropithecus gelada isolate Dixy chromosome 10, Tgel_1.0, whole genome shotgun sequence genomic region:
- the WFDC12 gene encoding WAP four-disulfide core domain protein 12 produces MGSSSFLVLMVSLALVTLVAAEGVKGGEQACIEKAGVCPADNVRCFKSDPPQCHTDQDCLGERKCCYLHCGFKCVIPVKKLEEGGNKDEDVSGPCPEPGWEAKSPGSSSTGCPQK; encoded by the exons ATGGGGTCCAGCAGCTTCTTGGTCCTCATGGTGTCTCTCGCTCTTGTGACCCTGGTGGCTGCGGAAGGAGTTAAAGGGGGTGAGCAGGCATG TATAGAAAAAGCAGGGGTTTGCCCAGCTGACAACGTACGCTGCTTCAAGTCCGATCCTCCCCAGTGTCACACAGACCAGGACTGTCTGGGGGAAAGGAAGTGTTGTTACCTGCACTGTGGCTTCAAGTGTGTGATTCctgtgaagaaactggaagaag GAGGAAACAAGGATGAAGACGTGTCAGGGCCATGCCCAGAGCCAGGATGGGAGGCCAAGTCTCCAGGCTCCTCCTCCACTGGGTGTCCTCAGAAATGA